From Perognathus longimembris pacificus isolate PPM17 chromosome 4, ASM2315922v1, whole genome shotgun sequence, one genomic window encodes:
- the Znf804a gene encoding zinc finger protein 804A, which produces MECYYIVISSTHLSNGHFRNIKGVFRGPLSKNGNKTLDYAEKENSIAKALEDLKANFYCELCDKQYYKHQEFDNHINSYDHAHKQRLKELKQREFARNVASKSRKDERKQEKALQRLHKLAELRKETVCAPGSGPMFKSTTVTVRENCNEISQRVVVDSVNNQQDFKCTLMHSEENTKDVTTVPGDPESTNNYTARNNQLGDQAQGSHRHKIGFSFAFPKKASVKLESSAAAFSEYNDDASMEKEFSRKSRFVPSACHLQLSPTTDMFLNSEEKANSFHPAEAMHTDNETAHTQEIKEVSSENGTLLLPSLCQLQFPLFSNADHCQNSVPLTDQISLEDVIINEDIPVSSDSSELLGNKSTVLEASDDCISGQAVTEENVKNNKSTIENENKNSLEALASLNTGEDTTTLHKKLDLCKRQCEPFVPVLNKHGSTVLPWPSEMLAYTTTEPSISYSCNPLYFDFKSKLKNHLDKNKLPLNDPYSQQKEDATKRPVSDSRDISIAGLSECEIVSSKNEHNQVTPLLADNSLSKNCNSGKNETMVQRYKNMSYRTRKAEKYSATKSHTKQDTVDEKYNKIRLKDAHQHWFHKSRRKKKRRKLCLYHHGEKTKDSETPNKMEMENHYTDTTRKILPEPISEKQSVAAEQLLDEPELPNQRPKPEPVDMSENEELWKSWMSECNDREALSSKNHCKKNLVASHEQSDPIPIHSGKHNLTYSRTYCCWKARLSTCSQDHKCLLLGKDTKGMTQNPPVKRGYNALVSESERFHRKRRQHSCSYSSDESLNRPNYLPEELSRPPSASFALCRPKKKRRRKRRFYPSGETTLEIKENTDHPMQGNSSLSHRDGLMSEDKKEEAKPQEGEIKETNSEQSKKASDKLAFHPSNLAPSEADGEAGPLVMESTPGTIQEPSHDSSTPVVSGPTKQATDNTLLEHKRSETTNTNGKQIPFKLPKTERNFRQSQPKSYICHYELAEALPHGKMNEASTEWLCYNSGILNTQPPLPFKEAHVTGHTFLTTEQILAPLALPEQALLIPLDNHEKLKNLEVYQHIIQPNMLANKVKFNFPATPLPPPSTPLQPLPLQQPLCSTSVTTIHHTVLQQHAAAAAAAAAAAAAGTFKVLQPHQQLLSQVPALTRTSIPQISVGPVGTRLCPGNQPPFMASAQMPILPASVLHPSHLAFPPLPHALFPSLLSPHPAVIPLQPLF; this is translated from the exons AGACTCAAAGAACTGAAACAAAGAGAATTTGCTCGGAATGTAGCATCTAAATccaggaaagatgaaagaaaacaggaaaaggcaCTCCAACGTTTGCACAAGCTGGCTGAGCTAAGAAAGGAAACTGTATG TGCTCCTGGAAGTGGTCCCATGTTCAAGTCAACGACTGTTACTGTGAGAGAGAACTGCAATGAAATTTCCCAAAGAGTTGTTGTGGATTCAGTTAATAACCAGCAAGATTTCAAGTGTACTTTGATGCATAGTGAAGAGAACACTAAAGATGTTACCACAGTTCCAGGAGATCCAGAAAGTACAAATAACTACACAGCCAGAAATAACCAACTTGGGGACCAAGCCCAGGGAAGTCACAGACACAAAATTggcttttcttttgcatttccaAAGAAAGCATCCGTGAAGCTAGAGTCCTCAGCTGCAGCCTTCTCTGAGTACAATGATGATGCCTCTATGGAAAAAGAATTTAGCAGAAAAAGTAGATTTGTCCCCAGTGCTTGTCATCTTCAACTATCTCCCACAACAGATATGTTTTTGAATTCTGAGGAGAAGGCTAACTCTTTTCATCCAGCAGAGGCCATGCACACTGACAACGAGACTGCTCACACTCAAGAGATAAAAGAGGTCTCTAGTGAAAATGGTACACTGTTATTGCCTTCACTTTGCCAGCTTCAATTCCCTTTATTTTCCAATGCAGATCATTGCCAAAATTCAGTCCCACTAACAGACCAAATATCACTGGAGGATGTTATTATTAATGAAGACATACCTGTGAGTAGTGACAGTTCTGAGTTGTTAGGAAATAAATCCACAGTTCTTGAAGCATCTGATGATTGCATATCAGGACAAGCTGTCACAGAGGAAAATGTGAAGAATAATAAATCTacaattgaaaatgaaaataaaaatagcctgGAAGCACTGGCATCACTGAATACTGGAGAGGATACCACAACCTTACATAAAAAATTAGATTTATGTAAAAGACAATGTGAGCCATTTGTACCTGTACTTAACAAACATGGATCTACAGTTCTTCCATGGCCATCAGAAATGTTGGCCTATACAACTACTGAACCATCAATTTCTTATAGCTGCAATCCTTTGTATTTTGACTTCAAGTCTAAGTTGAAGAACCACTTAGACAAAAACAAGCTCCCTTTAAATGATCCTTATTCTCAGCAAAAGGAAGATGCTACCAAGAGACCAGTCTCTGATAGCAGGGACATATCTATTGCTGGACTTTCCGAGTGTGAAATTGTCAGTAGTAAAAATGAACACAATCAAGTCACTCCTCTTTTGGCTGATAATTCTCTGTCAAAGAACTGTAATTCTGGAAAAAATGAGACCATGGTTCAGAGGTATAAAAATATGTCTTACAGAACCAGGAAAGCAGAAAAATACAGTGCTACTAAAAGTCACACAAAACAGGACACTGTAGATGAAAAGTATAACAAAATAAGGTTGAAAGATGCTCATCAACATTGGTTCCataaaagtagaagaaagaaaaaaagaagaaagttatgTCTCTATCATCACGGGGAGAAAACCAAAGACTCTGAAACTCCtaataaaatggaaatggagaaTCATTACACTGATACAACCAGGAAAATCCTCCCAGAGCCAATCTCAGAAAAGCAGTCTGTGGCTGCTGAACAATTATTGGATGAACCTGAATTACCCAATCAAAGACCAAAACCAGAACCTGTAGACATGAGTGAAAATGAAGAGCTGTGGAAATCCTGGATGAGTGAGTGCAATGACAGAGAGGCTCTCAGTTCCAAAAACCACTGCAAAAAGAACCTAGTAGCTTCACATGAGCAATCTGATCCAATACCAATCCATTCTGGGAAGCATAATTTAACCTATTCTCGAACTTACTGTTGCTGGAAAGCTAGACTGTCAACCTGTAGTCAGGATCACAAGTGCTTACTTCTTGGAAAAGACACAAAAGGCATGACTCAGAATCCCCCTGTCAAAAGAGGCTACAATGCACTTGTGAGTGAATCAGAAAGATTCCATCGGAAACGTAGACAACATTCATGTTCTTATTCTTCAGATGAAAGTTTAAATCGACCAAATTATTTACCAGAGGAACTTTCGAGGCCACCAAGTGCTTCCTTTGCTCTCTGTAGGCCTAAAAAGAAacgaaggagaaaaagaagattcTACCCTTCAGGTGAGACAACATTGGAGATCAAAGAAAATACAGATCATCCCATGCAAGGAAATTCATCTTTGAGTCACAGGGATGGGTTAATGAGTGAAGACAAAAAGGAGGAAGCAAAGCCACAAGAAGGTGAAATTAAGGAAACGAACTCAGAACAATCAAAGAAAGCCAGTGACAAGTTGGCTTTCCACCCCAGTAATTTAGCTCCTTCTGAAGCTGATGGTGAAGCTGGGCCTTTGGTAATGGAGAGCACTCCTGGTACAATACAAGAGCCTTCCCATGATTCTTCCACACCTGTAGTTAGTGGCCCAACAAAGCAAGCAACCGACAATACCTTGCTTGAACACAAAAGAAGTGAGACTACAAATACCAATGGAAAGCAGATTCCTTTCAAGCTGCCTAAGACTGAAAGGAACTTTAGACAGTCACAGCCTAAATCCTACATTTGCCATTATGAGCTGGCTGAGGCTCTTCCTCATGGAAAGATGAATGAGGCATCCACGGAGTGGCTGTGTTATAATTCAGGAATCCTTAACACACAGCCTCCATTACCATTCAAGGAAGCACATGTCACCGGCCACACCTTTTTAACCACAGAGCAAATTCTAGCTCCATTGGCTTTACCAGAACAAGCATTATTAATCCCACTAGACAACCATGAGAAATTAAAAAATCTCGAGGTCTACCAGCATATTATACAGCCAAACATGCTGGCCAACAAGGTCAAATTTAATTTCCCTGCAACTCCGCTCCCTCCCCCTAGCACACCTTTGCAGCCTTTGCCTTTGCAGCAGCCCCTGTGTTCTACCTCTGTAACCACCATCCATCACACTGTACTGCAACAGCATGCTGCAGCAgcagccgctgccgccgccgccgcagctgcAGGAACTTTTAAAGTACTTCAGCCACACCAACAGCTCCTTTCCCAAGTCCCAGCTCTCACCAGAACATCtatacctcagatctcagtaggaCCAGTAGGAACCAGGCTTTGCCCTGGGAACCAGCCACCTTTTATGGCTTCTGCTCAGATGCCAATCCTTCCAGCTTCGGTTCTGCATCCTAGCCACCTGGCATTCCCACCTTTGCCCCATGCACTgttcccttccttgctttctccacACCCAGCTGTCATTCCTCTGCAACCCCTCTTCTAG